The Deltaproteobacteria bacterium genome has a segment encoding these proteins:
- a CDS encoding alpha/beta hydrolase → MKKGITLIAVFIVSSLLFITDLNGKTVNREEFIYEPVFNSTIYFYESGRKHAKSVVLVHGTGEEGAGIWKNLIPELEKKYHVIAFDLPGFARSSKENRMYSPKNFAAFVNWIVKKYTKGPLSIIGHSLGGAISLYYAGTYPENLERLIIVDSAGMLNRSAFLKNFINVSPNRFLDMTSTPVSVIQNYIIANLESMDKDLAPESDDKSMTSSILRKGLYGGDPAKGAAVALLNTDFSRIIDTINMPTLIVWGEKDTIAPLRIGRLLEWMIPESDLRIMPELGHSPMIDRPGDFNTIIMDWLSAPVKKKKRKTSSFTSDKVFHCEGEDCMITGGDYERIEIKNSNNTRILNVTARNIYIERSIVSIESSSIKSGDIGVKVIDSVANLSGCSIDSDIAVLTSNSSVDLAGVKLTGKTAAIKEAALKSEDKSTVIFSVSKIKSPFTDGYKHEIKTVTGKNPY, encoded by the coding sequence ATGAAAAAAGGAATAACGCTCATAGCAGTATTTATTGTTTCTTCCCTCCTATTCATTACAGACTTAAATGGAAAAACGGTAAACAGGGAAGAATTTATATATGAACCCGTATTCAACAGCACAATCTATTTTTATGAATCCGGGAGAAAGCATGCAAAAAGCGTTGTGCTGGTACACGGGACCGGTGAAGAGGGCGCCGGAATATGGAAGAACCTGATCCCTGAGCTTGAAAAAAAGTATCACGTAATCGCTTTCGATCTTCCCGGATTCGCTCGGTCAAGCAAAGAAAACCGGATGTATTCCCCCAAAAACTTTGCTGCCTTTGTCAACTGGATCGTAAAGAAATACACGAAGGGACCTCTCTCTATCATAGGACATTCGCTGGGCGGAGCAATTTCGCTGTATTATGCAGGCACGTATCCGGAAAACCTGGAGCGCCTCATTATTGTAGACTCGGCAGGAATGCTGAACCGCTCGGCATTCCTCAAAAACTTCATTAACGTAAGTCCTAACAGATTTCTGGATATGACCAGTACACCCGTATCGGTTATACAAAACTATATAATCGCAAACCTCGAGAGTATGGACAAGGATCTGGCGCCGGAAAGCGACGACAAATCAATGACTTCTTCAATTCTCAGGAAAGGGTTGTATGGCGGCGATCCCGCGAAGGGAGCCGCCGTTGCACTGCTTAACACCGATTTCAGCAGGATCATCGATACAATAAATATGCCCACACTCATAGTCTGGGGCGAGAAAGATACGATAGCGCCGTTGCGGATCGGACGGCTTCTGGAATGGATGATTCCCGAATCTGATTTGAGGATAATGCCGGAGCTCGGCCACTCCCCGATGATCGACCGACCGGGCGACTTCAATACAATAATCATGGACTGGCTTTCAGCTCCTGTGAAGAAAAAGAAAAGGAAAACGTCTTCATTCACTAGCGATAAAGTATTTCACTGCGAGGGTGAGGACTGCATGATAACTGGTGGCGACTATGAACGAATAGAAATTAAAAACAGCAATAACACACGTATTTTAAATGTAACGGCAAGGAATATTTACATTGAAAGATCGATTGTATCCATTGAAAGCAGCTCTATTAAATCAGGAGACATCGGAGTAAAGGTGATAGATTCCGTCGCGAATCTGAGCGGATGCAGCATCGATTCTGATATCGCCGTACTCACCTCCAACAGCAGCGTTGATCTCGCCGGAGTGAAGCTCACGGGCAAGACCGCGGCCATTAAGGAGGCGGCGCTGAAATCCGAGGACAAGTCGACCGTTATTTTCTCAGTAAGCAAAATAAAAAGCCCGTTCACCGATGGTTACAAGCACGAGATAAAGACGGTGACGGGAAAAAATCCTTATTAA
- a CDS encoding class I adenylate-forming enzyme family protein, with protein sequence MIFASQESVRKWTDKGVWGTKTLVDYFKENVERTPDAICLADPPNKEALVGLKPEKLTFRDLDQAVDAAAEAFIAKGVKKDDIIMVQLPNCWELAMLYLAVSRAGALISPMPMQWRQSEIEYIAGLTEARAFITVEEFSGFKHKEMVEKLQGKYPSIKDIITLAELRDMTKGEITGKLDKITIDANDAFTLCWSSGTEAEPKGCPLSHNNWLFQGAFQYEVAPIRKGCNLITAGPLVNMASIGTVFIPWLMTGGKFCLHHPFDGPTFIMQLITEEVHYTLLVPAIVNALLKHPKVDQFNLQKMEAITIGAAPPSLWSVQELKRRWGIEFANIWGQNEATANVAGPNDIPDLEMRIDHFPHYGKAGSKWVNIASALRKNIHQKVLKPGTKEEVTEVGGVGELWYRGPNVISGYFKRPDLTANAFDEQGFFNTGDLFQIKDNDCIGFFDRTKDIIIRGGFNISAQEVENMILGHPKVLDVAAIAIPDEILGEKVCVYVVPKGDERVDLEEIKAFMNEKGIAMYKIPERLEIISSLPRNPVGKLLKKVLREDIKKKLGA encoded by the coding sequence ATGATTTTTGCGTCGCAGGAAAGTGTTCGTAAATGGACGGATAAGGGCGTGTGGGGGACAAAGACACTGGTCGACTATTTCAAGGAAAATGTGGAAAGAACACCGGATGCAATATGTCTTGCCGATCCCCCCAACAAGGAAGCACTGGTGGGTTTGAAACCGGAGAAGCTGACTTTCCGTGATCTCGACCAGGCCGTTGATGCCGCCGCCGAGGCGTTCATCGCCAAGGGCGTTAAAAAGGACGACATCATTATGGTGCAATTGCCCAACTGCTGGGAATTAGCCATGCTGTATCTCGCCGTCTCGCGGGCGGGAGCATTGATCTCTCCCATGCCTATGCAGTGGCGTCAGTCGGAGATCGAGTATATTGCGGGACTGACGGAAGCACGAGCCTTCATCACCGTTGAAGAATTCTCCGGATTTAAACACAAAGAAATGGTTGAAAAACTCCAAGGCAAGTATCCCTCCATCAAAGATATCATAACCCTGGCTGAACTCCGTGATATGACAAAAGGAGAGATAACGGGAAAGCTCGACAAGATTACTATCGATGCCAACGATGCGTTCACCCTCTGCTGGTCCTCAGGGACTGAGGCCGAACCGAAGGGATGCCCATTGAGTCACAACAACTGGTTGTTTCAAGGTGCTTTCCAGTACGAAGTGGCGCCTATCAGAAAAGGCTGCAACCTGATTACTGCCGGACCATTAGTGAACATGGCTTCTATCGGGACGGTTTTCATCCCCTGGTTGATGACGGGGGGGAAATTCTGCCTGCACCATCCATTTGACGGCCCCACGTTTATCATGCAACTTATAACCGAAGAGGTTCATTATACACTTCTTGTTCCGGCAATTGTGAATGCCCTGCTGAAGCACCCCAAGGTGGATCAATTCAATTTACAAAAGATGGAAGCCATCACCATAGGCGCCGCGCCTCCATCCCTGTGGTCCGTGCAAGAGCTGAAAAGACGATGGGGGATCGAATTTGCGAACATATGGGGTCAGAATGAGGCGACGGCAAATGTAGCGGGACCCAATGATATCCCGGATCTGGAGATGCGCATCGACCATTTCCCCCACTACGGGAAGGCTGGCTCGAAGTGGGTCAACATCGCATCAGCACTTCGAAAGAATATTCATCAAAAAGTGCTGAAACCCGGGACGAAAGAGGAAGTCACGGAGGTTGGCGGAGTAGGAGAACTCTGGTACAGGGGACCCAATGTGATTTCCGGATATTTCAAACGACCGGACCTCACGGCGAACGCCTTTGATGAACAGGGTTTCTTCAACACCGGCGATCTTTTTCAGATCAAGGATAATGACTGTATCGGATTCTTCGATCGGACCAAGGACATCATTATCCGGGGCGGTTTCAATATCAGCGCCCAGGAGGTTGAAAATATGATCCTTGGTCATCCCAAGGTTCTGGATGTGGCAGCCATCGCCATACCGGACGAGATACTGGGTGAGAAGGTCTGTGTATACGTCGTCCCGAAAGGCGACGAAAGAGTGGATCTGGAAGAGATCAAGGCCTTCATGAACGAGAAAGGTATTGCTATGTACAAGATACCGGAACGTCTTGAGATCATCAGTTCCCTCCCCAGAAACCCCGTGGGAAAATTACTCAAGAAGGTTCTCCGTGAAGACATTAAAAAGAAACTGGGAGCATAG